One window of Chitinophagaceae bacterium genomic DNA carries:
- the rnr gene encoding ribonuclease R — MPVKQVDKKTNMGKKKKKTPENVIWEFIIQRKKKKYSIKQLYDKFIPPYTLDEIDLAVKVLDKNNKIEKLSAKKFRLVEKNKNQNQSQTKKTTSDNLIKGKVDMTQHGHAFIISEDTENDIYIRTENLNRAMDNDEVLVAITKVNKRGRAEGKVIEITQRFRTQFFGTIQKHDHYAFLIIDDPRINFDIFIPKKNLNDAKNGEKVIVKIEDWGSLDSSPIGIVVESMGKAGADEVEMKTILIEKGFNLQFSKEVMKEADDFPDYIPESEISKRLDYRKPLTFTIDPADAKDFDDALSVQKLKNGNYEIGVHIADVSHFVQSGTKLDDEALERSTSVYLVGRVCPMLPERISNHLCSLRPNEDRMAFSVIFEITTKAEVKNFQISKTIIHSDKRFTYEDAQEIIEKKKGKFAPELNLLNEIAQLLRKNRFNEGSINFDKPEVQFELNEDNFPIGVKTKERKDAHLLVEDFMLLANKTTARYMSKLVAGKSPIPFVYRIHDAPDLGKLETFSAMAAKFGHHVKFSNPEQISASLNILLGKIKGRKEQNILEQLAIRSMAKAAYTTKNIGHYGLAFDFYTHFTSPIRRYPDLVVHRIIDHFLTKKEAYYEQSLLEDICKHSSFKERNAMQAEWESIKYKQVQFMMNKIGESFDGVISGVIARGFFVELAENKCEGFVDIDSLQQDFVFDTDDYSLTSPSTGQKLRLGDDVRVKLIDTSLKKRRIDFEWLMDE, encoded by the coding sequence ATGCCTGTAAAACAGGTTGACAAAAAAACAAATATGGGAAAAAAGAAGAAAAAAACACCTGAAAATGTAATTTGGGAGTTTATCATCCAAAGAAAAAAGAAAAAATATTCAATCAAGCAGCTATATGATAAATTTATCCCGCCTTACACACTTGATGAAATTGATTTGGCAGTAAAAGTTTTAGATAAAAACAATAAAATAGAAAAATTATCGGCTAAGAAGTTCAGACTTGTTGAGAAAAATAAAAACCAAAATCAAAGCCAAACGAAAAAAACAACATCAGATAATTTGATAAAGGGAAAGGTTGATATGACTCAACACGGTCATGCTTTTATTATATCGGAGGACACAGAAAACGACATTTACATCCGGACAGAAAACCTCAACAGAGCCATGGATAATGATGAGGTGCTTGTTGCTATTACCAAAGTAAATAAAAGAGGGAGAGCCGAAGGTAAAGTTATTGAGATAACCCAAAGATTCAGAACTCAATTTTTTGGTACAATCCAAAAGCATGATCACTATGCGTTTTTAATCATCGATGACCCGAGGATTAATTTTGATATTTTTATTCCTAAAAAGAATTTAAATGACGCCAAAAATGGGGAGAAAGTAATAGTTAAAATAGAAGATTGGGGCAGTCTGGACAGCAGCCCTATAGGTATAGTGGTGGAAAGTATGGGTAAGGCCGGAGCCGATGAAGTAGAAATGAAAACTATTTTAATTGAAAAAGGCTTTAACCTGCAATTTTCAAAAGAAGTAATGAAAGAGGCTGATGATTTTCCGGATTATATACCGGAATCAGAAATTTCAAAAAGATTAGATTACAGAAAACCATTGACTTTTACGATTGACCCGGCAGATGCCAAAGATTTTGACGATGCCCTTTCGGTTCAAAAGCTGAAAAACGGAAATTACGAAATCGGGGTTCACATTGCCGATGTCAGCCACTTTGTGCAGTCAGGCACCAAATTAGATGATGAAGCTCTGGAGCGTTCAACATCTGTATATTTAGTAGGCAGGGTTTGTCCTATGCTGCCTGAACGCATTTCCAATCATCTATGCTCTTTACGTCCCAACGAAGACAGAATGGCTTTTTCTGTGATTTTTGAAATTACGACAAAGGCAGAAGTCAAAAACTTTCAAATTAGCAAAACAATTATTCATTCGGACAAAAGATTTACCTATGAAGATGCTCAGGAAATTATCGAAAAGAAGAAAGGAAAATTTGCCCCTGAATTAAACCTGTTGAATGAAATCGCTCAATTACTAAGAAAAAATAGATTTAATGAAGGGTCTATAAATTTTGATAAGCCGGAAGTGCAGTTTGAGTTAAATGAAGATAACTTTCCAATTGGTGTCAAAACAAAAGAAAGAAAAGATGCGCATTTACTTGTAGAAGACTTTATGCTTTTGGCAAATAAAACCACCGCCCGCTATATGTCTAAATTAGTAGCCGGAAAATCTCCAATACCCTTTGTCTACCGCATACACGATGCGCCGGATTTAGGAAAACTTGAAACATTCTCAGCAATGGCGGCCAAATTTGGGCATCATGTAAAATTCTCTAACCCTGAGCAAATCTCTGCTTCACTGAACATCCTCCTTGGAAAAATTAAAGGTCGAAAAGAGCAAAATATACTTGAACAATTAGCCATTCGGTCAATGGCAAAAGCTGCATATACCACTAAAAATATTGGTCATTATGGCTTAGCCTTTGATTTTTACACCCATTTCACTTCTCCGATTCGACGTTATCCGGATTTGGTTGTGCATCGTATTATTGACCACTTTCTGACTAAAAAAGAAGCATATTATGAGCAGTCCCTGCTGGAAGATATTTGTAAACACTCCTCATTCAAAGAACGAAATGCCATGCAGGCTGAATGGGAATCCATAAAATATAAGCAAGTTCAGTTTATGATGAATAAAATAGGCGAAAGCTTTGATGGAGTAATATCAGGAGTTATTGCCAGAGGATTTTTTGTAGAATTAGCTGAAAACAAATGTGAGGGCTTTGTAGATATTGACAGCCTTCAGCAAGATTTCGTTTTTGATACGGATGATTATAGTTTAACTTCTCCTTCAACCGGCCAAAAGCTAAGGCTTGGAGATGATGTCAGAGTAAAATTAATTGACACCTCGCTAAAAAAACGCAGAATTGATTTTGAATGGTTGATGGATGAATAA
- a CDS encoding guanylate kinase, giving the protein MQKKCRVIAVTAPSGAGKTTIIKYLLNKFPALTFSVSATTRAPREGEINGKDYHFLPKEVFLEKIKNNEFLEWEEVYEGLFYGSLKSEVIKNCDSGKITLFDVDVHGAMNIKSHYGEEAFVLFVKPPSLEILIKRLTNRQTEDISSIEKRVARMKYEMSFETKFDHDLLNDELKTARTEAEKIISDFLKKS; this is encoded by the coding sequence ATGCAAAAAAAATGTAGAGTTATAGCCGTAACTGCTCCTTCAGGGGCAGGTAAAACAACTATTATTAAATATTTGCTAAACAAGTTTCCGGCTTTGACCTTCTCTGTATCAGCAACTACGAGAGCCCCTCGTGAAGGTGAAATAAATGGTAAAGATTATCACTTTCTTCCAAAAGAAGTTTTTTTGGAGAAAATAAAAAACAATGAGTTTCTGGAATGGGAAGAAGTTTATGAAGGTCTCTTTTACGGTTCTTTAAAAAGTGAGGTTATTAAAAACTGCGACTCCGGAAAAATAACTCTATTTGATGTGGATGTGCATGGCGCAATGAATATTAAAAGTCATTACGGAGAAGAGGCTTTTGTTCTTTTTGTCAAACCTCCTTCATTGGAAATTCTGATAAAAAGACTTACCAACAGGCAAACAGAAGACATATCTTCTATTGAAAAAAGAGTTGCCAGAATGAAATATGAAATGAGTTTTGAAACTAAATTTGACCATGATTTGTTAAATGATGAGCTTAAAACTGCGAGAACGGAAGCAGAAAAAATCATATCTGACTTTTTAAAAAAAAGTTGA
- a CDS encoding efflux RND transporter periplasmic adaptor subunit: MKLIIVNTKKVLYYLAGITLLLILVIFSGNRLGFLGTSAAVEVQTEKAERRDIAERVAASGKIFPETEVKISSEVSGEITAILIAEGDSVERGQLLLEINPDIYKSMLERAEATLNQSRANLASSKARKIQAEAQFLNAELTFNRSKKLFEERVISESEFESAQVAYTTSQSEVDAAEQAVLAAEFNIKSAQATVNEARDNLARTSIRSPINGIVSKLSAEPGERVVGTAQMLGTEIMRVADFDIMEVRVEVSESDILRVGVGDSADVEVDAYLNEVFTGVVTRVAQSSAGSDMQLMTDQATNFMVYIRLVPESYLHVMDRVKSKFPFRPGMSAAVEIRTAKVQDVISVPIQSVTLRTIENDEKETEVVFVSENNKAKIRMVKTGIQDDRYIEIKEGLNEGEVIISGPFRAVSRILEEGTEIEHSSEK, from the coding sequence ATTAAATTAATAATTGTGAACACAAAAAAAGTACTATATTATCTCGCAGGCATAACTTTACTGCTAATTCTGGTAATCTTTTCCGGTAACAGGCTTGGCTTTTTAGGAACTTCTGCTGCCGTTGAAGTTCAAACCGAAAAAGCGGAAAGAAGAGATATTGCTGAAAGAGTAGCTGCCAGTGGTAAAATATTTCCGGAAACGGAAGTGAAAATTTCATCAGAAGTATCCGGTGAAATTACCGCTATCTTAATAGCTGAAGGTGACTCTGTGGAGAGAGGACAGCTTTTACTCGAAATCAATCCCGACATTTACAAGTCAATGCTGGAAAGGGCGGAGGCCACGCTAAATCAAAGCAGGGCAAACTTAGCCTCTTCAAAAGCCAGAAAAATACAAGCAGAAGCTCAGTTTTTAAATGCTGAATTGACTTTTAACCGTAGTAAAAAACTTTTTGAAGAAAGAGTTATTTCAGAAAGTGAGTTTGAATCGGCTCAAGTTGCTTATACAACATCCCAATCAGAAGTTGACGCAGCAGAGCAAGCTGTTTTAGCCGCGGAGTTTAATATTAAAAGTGCGCAGGCAACGGTCAATGAAGCCCGGGATAATCTTGCCAGAACCAGTATACGCTCTCCAATAAACGGTATCGTTTCCAAGCTTTCTGCTGAACCCGGTGAAAGAGTGGTGGGAACAGCCCAAATGCTGGGAACAGAAATTATGAGGGTGGCTGATTTTGACATTATGGAAGTTCGGGTTGAAGTAAGCGAATCGGACATTTTGAGAGTCGGAGTCGGAGATTCAGCAGATGTAGAGGTAGATGCATATCTTAATGAAGTTTTCACAGGCGTAGTTACACGCGTTGCACAGTCTTCTGCCGGCAGCGATATGCAGCTAATGACGGATCAGGCTACCAATTTTATGGTGTATATCCGATTAGTACCGGAGTCTTACCTTCATGTTATGGACAGAGTTAAAAGTAAATTCCCTTTCAGGCCGGGTATGTCTGCTGCAGTTGAAATCCGGACAGCAAAAGTACAGGATGTAATTTCGGTTCCGATTCAGTCTGTTACGCTTAGAACTATAGAAAATGATGAAAAAGAAACTGAGGTTGTTTTTGTATCAGAAAATAACAAAGCAAAAATCAGAATGGTAAAAACCGGTATACAAGACGACCGGTATATTGAAATTAAAGAAGGACTGAATGAGGGTGAAGTAATAATAAGCGGTCCGTTCAGAGCTGTATCCAGAATATTGGAAGAAGGCACAGAAATAGAGCATTCCTCTGAAAAATAA
- the apaG gene encoding Co2+/Mg2+ efflux protein ApaG — protein sequence MVVQITEGIKVSVISRFKEDLSNIQEGEYLFTYHVTIENLSNYTIKLLKRHWIIFDSGSVVREVKGEGVVGRQPIIEPGQSHRYVSGCNLNSEIGSISGLYLMEKLSDGKQFNVIVPQFKLICPYKLN from the coding sequence ATGGTAGTTCAAATTACAGAAGGTATAAAAGTAAGCGTTATCTCTCGCTTTAAAGAAGACTTGTCTAACATTCAGGAAGGCGAGTATCTTTTTACATACCATGTAACCATCGAAAACCTTAGCAACTATACCATTAAGCTGTTAAAAAGACACTGGATAATTTTCGATTCAGGTTCCGTTGTAAGAGAAGTAAAAGGCGAAGGTGTAGTAGGCAGACAACCAATTATAGAACCGGGGCAATCTCACCGTTATGTTTCGGGCTGTAACCTTAATAGTGAAATTGGAAGCATCAGTGGCCTCTATCTTATGGAAAAATTATCTGACGGGAAACAATTCAACGTAATCGTTCCACAGTTTAAATTAATTTGCCCTTATAAATTAAACTAA